The following are encoded in a window of Magnetococcales bacterium genomic DNA:
- a CDS encoding CHASE domain-containing protein has translation MTTPDTTQGDHPGQSGDRSATPEGFPLVRIAWLAIAYALIGKASLELAIPPGYATAIFPPSGLALAALLIWGWRCWPGVFLGSTLLNLWVALSGGGTLTGMGTLVAMGIAMGSSLQALVSAYLVRRFVGFPTPLAHEKQIIRFIFLSGPLSCLIAATVGAGVLWGSGTVPTAHLFSTWWTWWVGDTLGIILITVLIFCFVAEPKRIWRSRRVSVAVPLLVLMTLVTTLFFRVSDWENTRIRLTFENQADHLAYNLEVIFRGYLQSIQSIERFYASSTHVDPEEFRVFTSDTFKMFPGIQALEWIPRVRDEDRLAFEKKASSEGFPGFQIREQQAQGVMVPALKREEYFPVHYVEPLPGNEKAVGFDIASNPTRKAALDLARDSGQMVASGRITLVQENQKKHGFLVFQPIYTGESPPQSIDQRRKQLHGFALGVFRIEDMMRSALEELVREDIQIRFLDKSAPAASQDLLHEVGFEEPVAFDGFSFDHPFDMAGRQWVLQFSIDQRYTSRMSSDYPWLVMTGGLVVSGLFGIFLLILTGRTSRIAELVQERTAQLKDSESRTTAIVQSAVDCIITIDEFGLIESVNLAVCRLFGYTEKEMIGQNIKMLMPSPHHENHDLYLQRYRESGQARIVGLSREVEGLAADGTLIPLELSVSDIKLAQRRIFTGILHDLTERKKADKLKSEFVSTVSHELRTPLTSIQGSLGLIKGGVGGELPSKVTTLVEVAHRNCDRLVRLINDILDLEKIEAGKMTFKLEVLALSPLIHHALESNQAYGDKHGVSLTLQEDLTDAQVSVDEDRLAQVMANLLSNAVKFSPKGASVDIAIHREGGWVKVSVRDYGEGVPEAFQDKLFQKFSQADAGNTRKTGGTGLGLSISKVIVERMGGNIGFDTEPGRGTTFYFSLPEFCPPPSSGSHLSKPLTHPLARVLICEDEPDIARTLGMMLANDGYETDIAMSAAQARELLGKNSYQAMTLDLMLPDQNGLALLKELREAPATRNLPVVVVSAWVDQMKQEVNGNAINVTDWLVKPLDAGRLKQAIAHACGAHTAKRRILHIEDDHSLFEVVQSLLLTVGEVEGAFSLAEAREKLEAGPYDLILLDLTLPDGSGVELLPWLRDRFGETPVVIFSGSEVDSELAQTVSTTLVKSRTSNGTLLKTIEKWLQKKAPSSGNGDNTP, from the coding sequence ATGACCACTCCTGACACGACGCAAGGGGATCATCCAGGTCAGAGCGGGGATCGATCTGCGACCCCGGAGGGATTCCCTCTGGTTCGAATTGCCTGGTTGGCGATCGCTTACGCCCTGATCGGCAAGGCAAGCCTGGAATTGGCCATTCCACCGGGCTATGCGACGGCGATTTTCCCCCCTTCGGGACTCGCTTTGGCAGCTCTCTTGATCTGGGGGTGGCGATGCTGGCCCGGGGTGTTTTTGGGCTCCACCCTTTTGAATCTCTGGGTAGCGCTCTCCGGGGGAGGCACTCTCACCGGGATGGGAACCCTGGTCGCCATGGGAATTGCCATGGGCTCCTCCCTACAGGCCTTGGTCTCCGCCTATCTGGTCAGGCGCTTTGTCGGCTTTCCCACCCCCCTGGCCCATGAAAAACAGATCATCCGTTTTATTTTCCTCTCAGGCCCTCTCAGCTGCCTCATAGCCGCGACCGTTGGTGCGGGGGTTCTCTGGGGCTCTGGTACGGTGCCCACGGCCCATCTTTTCTCCACCTGGTGGACCTGGTGGGTGGGAGATACCTTGGGCATCATTTTGATCACGGTGTTGATCTTCTGTTTCGTTGCGGAACCGAAACGTATCTGGCGAAGTCGCCGGGTATCGGTGGCGGTACCGTTATTGGTCCTGATGACCCTGGTGACCACCCTGTTTTTTCGAGTCAGTGACTGGGAAAACACCCGTATCCGGCTGACCTTTGAAAATCAGGCTGATCACCTGGCCTACAACCTGGAAGTCATCTTTCGAGGTTATCTGCAATCCATTCAATCCATCGAACGTTTTTACGCCAGCTCCACCCATGTCGATCCCGAGGAGTTCCGTGTTTTCACCAGTGACACCTTTAAAATGTTTCCGGGCATCCAGGCGCTGGAGTGGATCCCCCGGGTACGGGATGAGGATCGCCTGGCTTTTGAGAAAAAGGCCTCCAGTGAAGGGTTTCCAGGATTCCAAATCCGGGAGCAACAAGCCCAGGGGGTGATGGTGCCAGCCCTGAAACGGGAGGAATATTTTCCGGTCCATTATGTTGAACCTCTCCCTGGCAATGAAAAGGCGGTGGGTTTCGACATCGCCTCCAATCCCACCCGTAAAGCGGCCCTTGATTTGGCTAGGGACAGTGGTCAAATGGTCGCCAGCGGTCGTATCACCCTGGTTCAGGAAAATCAGAAAAAGCATGGATTTCTGGTTTTTCAGCCCATCTACACCGGAGAAAGCCCCCCCCAGAGCATCGATCAACGCCGAAAACAGTTGCATGGGTTTGCCCTGGGCGTTTTCCGTATTGAGGATATGATGCGCTCGGCTCTGGAAGAACTGGTGCGAGAGGATATTCAGATCCGCTTCCTGGACAAAAGTGCTCCGGCTGCGTCCCAAGACCTGCTCCATGAGGTCGGTTTTGAGGAGCCGGTGGCCTTTGACGGTTTTTCATTTGACCATCCTTTTGACATGGCCGGTCGCCAGTGGGTGCTGCAATTTTCCATTGATCAGCGTTACACCTCCCGCATGAGTAGTGACTACCCCTGGTTGGTGATGACAGGGGGGCTGGTGGTGAGTGGCTTGTTTGGCATTTTTCTACTGATATTGACAGGCCGCACCTCCCGCATCGCAGAGCTGGTTCAAGAGCGCACCGCCCAGCTGAAAGACAGTGAATCCCGCACCACCGCGATTGTACAGTCGGCGGTTGACTGTATCATCACCATCGATGAATTCGGCCTCATCGAATCGGTCAATCTCGCAGTCTGTCGGCTTTTTGGCTATACCGAAAAAGAGATGATCGGCCAAAACATCAAGATGCTCATGCCCTCCCCCCACCACGAAAATCACGATCTCTACCTGCAACGCTACCGGGAATCCGGCCAAGCACGGATTGTGGGCTTGTCCCGGGAAGTGGAAGGACTGGCAGCAGACGGCACGCTGATTCCCCTGGAACTGTCGGTCAGCGATATCAAGCTGGCCCAACGGCGTATTTTTACCGGCATTCTCCACGACCTGACGGAACGCAAAAAAGCCGACAAGCTAAAGAGTGAATTTGTCTCCACCGTCAGCCACGAACTACGCACCCCCCTCACCTCCATCCAAGGCTCCCTGGGGCTGATCAAGGGCGGGGTGGGGGGAGAGCTGCCCAGCAAGGTCACCACCCTGGTGGAAGTCGCCCACCGCAACTGTGATCGTCTGGTACGGCTCATCAACGATATTCTCGATCTGGAAAAGATCGAAGCGGGGAAGATGACCTTCAAACTGGAGGTACTGGCGCTCTCTCCCCTGATCCACCACGCCCTGGAGTCCAACCAGGCCTATGGGGACAAACACGGTGTCAGCCTCACTCTCCAGGAAGATCTCACTGATGCTCAGGTCAGCGTGGATGAGGATCGATTGGCCCAGGTGATGGCCAATCTGCTTTCCAACGCCGTCAAGTTTTCCCCCAAAGGGGCCTCGGTGGACATTGCCATCCATCGGGAGGGAGGCTGGGTCAAGGTCAGTGTACGGGACTACGGTGAAGGGGTTCCGGAAGCATTTCAGGACAAACTATTCCAAAAATTCAGTCAGGCGGATGCGGGTAATACCCGCAAAACCGGTGGGACGGGTTTGGGGCTTTCCATCAGCAAGGTGATCGTCGAACGCATGGGGGGGAACATTGGTTTTGATACCGAACCTGGTCGTGGCACCACCTTTTATTTTTCGCTGCCGGAATTTTGCCCCCCCCCTTCCTCCGGCTCCCACCTCTCCAAACCTCTCACCCACCCCCTGGCACGGGTGTTGATCTGTGAAGATGAACCGGATATTGCCCGGACGTTGGGCATGATGCTGGCCAACGACGGCTATGAAACCGACATCGCCATGAGCGCTGCCCAGGCCCGGGAGCTGCTGGGGAAAAACAGCTATCAGGCCATGACCCTCGATCTGATGCTGCCGGATCAAAACGGGCTTGCCCTGCTCAAAGAGCTGCGAGAGGCGCCCGCTACCCGGAACCTACCGGTGGTGGTGGTTTCCGCCTGGGTGGATCAGATGAAGCAGGAGGTGAACGGCAACGCCATCAACGTGACGGACTGGTTGGTCAAACCCCTGGATGCCGGTAGGCTCAAGCAGGCCATTGCCCACGCCTGTGGCGCGCACACGGCCAAACGCCGGATTTTGCACATTGAGGATGATCATTCGCTGTTTGAGGTGGTGCAGTCGCTGTTGTTGACTGTGGGAGAGGTGGAGGGCGCTTTTTCACTTGCCGAAGCCCGGGAAAAACTGGAAGCTGGCCCCTATGATCTCATTTTGCTGGATCTCACCCTGCCGGACGGCTCGGGTGTGGAGCTGCTTCCCTGGCTGCGGGATCGTTTTGGGGAGACCCCGGTGGTGATTTTTTCCGGTAGTGAAGTGGACTCGGAGCTGGCCCAAACGGTCAGCACCACCCTGGTTAAATCCCGTACCTCCAATGGGACCTTGTTGAAGACCATCGAAAAATGGCTCCAAAAAAAAGCGCCATCGTCCGGGAATGGTGACAACACGCCCTGA
- a CDS encoding response regulator: protein MDKKTAMIVDDSSLARMMVRKIFATNFKEWNLIEAKNGDEALNKISEVSLDLALIDFNMPGMNGIELAEKLMTQKTDVVIHLVTANIQERMRMRAESMGIGFIKKPVSVDKIKTILPTA from the coding sequence ATGGATAAGAAGACCGCCATGATCGTGGATGACAGTAGTCTGGCACGGATGATGGTGCGCAAAATTTTTGCCACCAACTTTAAGGAATGGAACCTCATCGAAGCCAAAAACGGCGATGAGGCCCTGAACAAAATTTCCGAGGTCAGCCTGGACCTGGCCCTGATCGATTTTAACATGCCCGGCATGAACGGTATCGAGCTGGCTGAAAAATTGATGACCCAAAAAACCGACGTTGTCATCCATCTGGTGACGGCCAACATTCAGGAACGCATGCGCATGCGGGCTGAATCCATGGGGATCGGTTTCATCAAAAAGCCCGTCTCCGTGGATAAAATCAAAACCATACTGCCCACTGCCTGA
- a CDS encoding adenylate/guanylate cyclase domain-containing protein, whose protein sequence is MNRLTLAHVDLKKRLWLHGLTGLAVVFLTFYGKVVCPFIDTLTVVRVAAGLGVVWIFQIFVREWLYRWLPRRFPNTHPARQGFHGSVIAWLLSGIAASILHGTLYPGFHWASHLKLLSGYWGLGAGILSQLEYVILENHFRTLEKRGIPLGMERIARRLMEGFFLFTLVPAMMMVLMSFRFVYEGYTHRAAAFEVLFLGTIFVLAGLSVSWLYGRALRKDCDHLLQVVEDVSMGHFQVEVDLTRGDELGRVAAGIQEMAQGLAQRERIREAFGRFVNPEVAESFIKNYAQTGLEGAVKLGGKRQQVAILMADIRHFTPLSETMPPEALTGLLNSYFLEMVAAIQAHGGMVDKFIGDAVMAVFGLTPGREDFPGDAVAAALEMRQRLEQFNWGRHNLGEAPIENGIGIHLGEVVAGYIGSPDRLEFTIIGHSVNLAARIEGRSKPPNPPILFSQAMADHLGDRFTLREVETTQLKGITGTTTLYTVEV, encoded by the coding sequence ATGAATCGGCTGACATTGGCCCATGTGGATCTGAAAAAGCGGCTTTGGTTACATGGGCTGACTGGCTTGGCGGTGGTTTTTCTCACCTTTTACGGCAAGGTGGTCTGCCCCTTCATCGACACCCTGACGGTGGTGCGGGTGGCCGCCGGGCTTGGGGTGGTCTGGATCTTTCAAATTTTTGTCCGGGAGTGGCTCTATCGCTGGCTGCCCCGCCGGTTTCCCAACACCCACCCCGCCCGACAGGGATTTCATGGCTCGGTGATCGCCTGGCTTCTCTCCGGTATCGCCGCTTCAATCCTCCACGGCACACTCTATCCCGGTTTTCACTGGGCCAGCCACCTGAAGCTCCTCTCCGGTTATTGGGGGTTGGGAGCGGGCATCCTCTCCCAGCTGGAATATGTGATCCTGGAAAATCATTTTCGCACGCTGGAAAAACGGGGCATCCCCTTGGGAATGGAGCGGATTGCCCGCCGCCTGATGGAGGGCTTTTTTCTCTTCACCCTGGTGCCGGCCATGATGATGGTGCTCATGAGCTTTCGCTTCGTCTATGAAGGGTATACCCACCGGGCTGCGGCCTTTGAGGTGCTTTTTCTGGGAACCATTTTTGTCCTGGCCGGGCTCAGCGTCTCCTGGCTCTATGGTCGCGCACTGCGCAAGGATTGCGACCATCTGCTTCAAGTTGTGGAAGATGTCTCCATGGGCCACTTTCAGGTGGAGGTGGATCTGACCCGGGGGGACGAACTGGGGCGGGTGGCGGCAGGGATCCAGGAGATGGCCCAGGGGTTGGCCCAGCGGGAGCGCATTCGGGAAGCGTTTGGCCGTTTTGTCAATCCGGAGGTGGCCGAATCCTTTATCAAAAACTATGCCCAGACCGGCCTGGAGGGGGCTGTCAAGCTCGGCGGCAAACGTCAACAGGTAGCGATTTTGATGGCAGATATCCGCCACTTTACCCCCCTGTCGGAAACGATGCCCCCGGAAGCCCTGACCGGCCTGCTCAACAGCTATTTTTTGGAAATGGTCGCAGCCATCCAGGCCCATGGGGGGATGGTGGATAAATTTATCGGTGATGCGGTGATGGCGGTGTTTGGTTTGACTCCGGGGCGTGAAGATTTTCCGGGAGATGCGGTGGCGGCGGCCCTGGAGATGCGACAACGCCTGGAACAGTTCAACTGGGGGCGCCACAACCTGGGGGAAGCGCCCATTGAAAACGGCATCGGCATTCATCTGGGAGAGGTGGTCGCAGGCTATATCGGCAGTCCGGACCGGCTGGAATTTACCATTATCGGCCACTCGGTCAACCTGGCCGCCCGCATTGAGGGCCGCTCCAAGCCCCCCAACCCCCCCATTCTCTTCAGCCAGGCGATGGCAGACCATCTGGGGGATCGATTTACCCTGCGGGAGGTGGAGACCACCCAGCTCAAAGGCATCACCGGCACCACCACTCTCTATACGGTGGAGGTTTAA
- a CDS encoding chemotaxis protein CheA translates to MMFDEETQKALLEEFLSENREALGRIEQGLLHLESDPGNREQLNSVFRDMHTVKGNCRMMGFEALEELTHAAETLLDLLREDRLAINQQIGSILLKVLDSVRATLETIHASGSEGEVDFTRQIEALAQIQGQADPESPFHSEADPEGAELDLGSPDDALSSDPTHDETDESSDGGEDMAVDPALPSPPSGTENSGVISQTKLESIRLSIDRLDDLMNQVGELGATFNQLKYTLKNRPDQVDQNLEGMGQLIHQLQGDVLQYRMQPIGRIWDSYHRLVRDLAVDTGKKVLLELVGEETEVDRNVLLSIKDLLGHLIRNAVDHGIESPETRVEKGKSPIGSVVLSAEQKHGQIHLEIRDDGQGINEVKVKEKAIFQGLISPEEAAEMAKPELLKLIMAPGFSTAQEVSKISGRGTGMDVVQAAIDKVGGNLTIFSTPGQGSRFLLRIPQTMAIVPVLLVTGGGETYAAPQSNIVELVSYFGPDIRKHVEGKMQTPMVQVRDKLLPLIPLERALARRGHQRSSSRELERILKKSELHVVILHAEEVHFGLEVVEILEPASLVIKPLNRIFAHVPILSGTAVLADGSVTFLLSVTELIKDLDN, encoded by the coding sequence ATGATGTTTGACGAAGAGACTCAAAAAGCGCTGCTGGAAGAGTTCCTCTCGGAAAATCGAGAGGCTTTGGGGCGCATTGAGCAGGGGCTGCTGCATCTGGAGAGCGATCCGGGCAACCGGGAACAGCTCAACTCCGTCTTCCGGGACATGCATACCGTCAAGGGCAACTGCCGGATGATGGGGTTCGAGGCTCTGGAAGAGCTGACCCACGCCGCCGAAACCCTCCTTGATCTCCTCCGGGAAGATCGCCTTGCCATCAACCAGCAAATCGGCTCCATCCTCCTGAAAGTGCTCGATTCGGTACGGGCCACCCTGGAAACCATCCACGCCAGCGGTTCCGAAGGGGAGGTGGACTTTACCCGGCAAATCGAAGCTCTCGCCCAAATTCAAGGCCAAGCCGATCCAGAAAGCCCCTTTCACAGCGAAGCCGATCCAGAAGGCGCCGAATTGGATCTGGGCTCACCCGATGACGCCCTCTCATCCGACCCAACCCATGATGAGACTGACGAGTCATCTGATGGTGGGGAAGATATGGCGGTGGATCCGGCTCTGCCATCCCCCCCATCCGGAACTGAAAACAGCGGCGTTATCTCCCAAACAAAGCTCGAATCCATCCGCCTCTCCATCGACCGCCTGGACGACTTGATGAACCAGGTGGGCGAACTGGGAGCCACCTTCAATCAGCTCAAATATACCCTCAAAAACAGACCCGACCAGGTGGACCAAAATCTGGAAGGGATGGGACAGCTGATCCATCAACTGCAAGGGGATGTGCTGCAATATCGAATGCAGCCCATCGGCCGGATCTGGGACAGCTACCATCGCCTGGTTCGGGATCTGGCGGTGGATACCGGCAAAAAAGTGCTCCTGGAGTTGGTGGGGGAAGAGACCGAAGTGGATCGCAACGTCCTCCTCTCCATCAAGGATCTGTTGGGACACTTGATCCGCAACGCCGTGGATCACGGAATTGAATCCCCGGAAACCCGGGTAGAGAAAGGCAAATCACCCATTGGCAGCGTCGTGCTTTCCGCCGAACAAAAACACGGCCAGATCCATCTCGAAATCCGCGACGACGGCCAAGGGATCAATGAGGTCAAAGTTAAGGAAAAAGCCATCTTCCAGGGGTTGATCAGCCCTGAAGAGGCCGCAGAGATGGCCAAGCCCGAGCTGCTGAAGCTCATCATGGCCCCAGGCTTTTCCACCGCCCAGGAGGTGAGCAAAATATCCGGGCGGGGAACCGGCATGGATGTGGTGCAGGCAGCCATCGACAAGGTCGGCGGCAATCTCACCATCTTCAGCACCCCGGGCCAAGGCTCCCGGTTTCTCCTGCGCATTCCCCAAACCATGGCCATCGTGCCGGTACTGCTGGTGACCGGTGGCGGGGAGACCTATGCCGCGCCCCAAAGCAACATCGTCGAACTGGTCTCTTATTTTGGCCCGGATATTCGAAAACATGTCGAAGGCAAAATGCAAACCCCCATGGTCCAGGTGCGGGATAAGCTCCTGCCCCTGATTCCCCTGGAGCGCGCCCTGGCCCGGAGAGGCCATCAGCGCAGCAGCAGCCGGGAGCTTGAACGCATTCTCAAAAAATCCGAACTCCATGTGGTGATCCTCCACGCCGAAGAGGTCCATTTTGGTCTGGAAGTGGTCGAAATTTTGGAACCGGCCAGCCTCGTCATCAAACCTCTGAACCGAATTTTTGCCCATGTCCCCATCCTGTCAGGCACGGCCGTACTTGCCGATGGATCGGTCACTTTTCTTTTGAGTGTGACAGAGCTGATCAAAGATCTGGACAATTGA
- a CDS encoding response regulator, whose product MSKSLERILYAEDEPDIQEVAGLALEAVGGFTLKICDNGQIAVDAVGDFQPDLLLLDVMMPTMDGPSALKAIRSLPGYENLPAIFMTAKVQPNEVGEYKAMGALDVIPKPFDPMTLADTVREIWERGQG is encoded by the coding sequence ATGAGCAAATCCCTGGAGCGTATTTTATATGCAGAAGATGAGCCGGACATACAGGAAGTAGCGGGTTTGGCTTTGGAAGCGGTGGGGGGATTTACCCTCAAGATTTGCGATAACGGCCAGATTGCGGTGGATGCGGTGGGGGATTTTCAACCGGACCTGCTGCTGTTGGATGTGATGATGCCCACCATGGATGGCCCATCCGCCCTGAAAGCGATCCGCTCACTCCCCGGCTACGAAAACCTCCCGGCGATCTTCATGACCGCCAAGGTCCAGCCCAACGAGGTGGGAGAGTACAAGGCGATGGGTGCCCTGGATGTGATCCCCAAACCTTTCGACCCCATGACCCTGGCCGATACGGTGCGGGAGATCTGGGAGCGGGGCCAGGGGTAG